A single Candoia aspera isolate rCanAsp1 chromosome 7, rCanAsp1.hap2, whole genome shotgun sequence DNA region contains:
- the TMEM121B gene encoding transmembrane protein 121B produces MHRVVSNQRSVSSSSGSFQAPPPPPPAAAGDLQPLFLGSGGGGGGGVSSTSSSSGGTRRGRRGSVSNSASTRTRSSDRSSSDRSSSSSDRSSEEDEDEEGEAEEVKPLVPAQEPASAAAAVAIPAEAACASSGFSSSSSSGCTMTAGELYGAPLAGPGAAPGPAAGLLWAGGSGGGGGAAGPRWGYQALSLVLLLGQGALLDIYLIAVTDLYWCSWIATDLVLAAGWSIFFCRNSRARRRERPLGAGGGHPAPPPLHPLLGHGPYGGRGGGGGASGGKAGAAPRGGDFAYAHLAWLIYAIAFTPKAALILGTSILELVELRLPLGATGFRITLALSAPLLYCLLRAISTEAGGGQLLLPPQPPPQHRASAAFLATCLDLLDSFTLLELLLLQPGRPALPLPPPVRYVLIAVYFLCLASPVLWLYELSAPRAPGAGRLALHWLLPAGLLDAPLLALRCLLLVRYQQPLSIFMLKNLFFLACRGLEAMETCYLVHSASRQGGKGKNVPVLSTGVGASQLSHCISENDMGPHGYVNTLAVAAQS; encoded by the coding sequence ATGCACCGAGTGGTCTCCAACCAGCGCtcggtctcctcctcctccggctcCTTCCAGGCTCCCCCGCCGCCTCCCCCCGCCGCTGCCGGGGATCTGCAGCCCCTCTTTCtgggcagcggcggcggcggcggcggcggcgtcagCAGCACCAGCAGCTCCAGCGGCGGCACCCGGAGGGGCAGGCGGGGCTCGGTCTCCAACTCGGCCTCGACCCGGACCCGCAGCAGCGACCGCAGCAGCAGCgaccgcagcagcagcagcagcgaccGCAGCAGCGAGGAGGACGAGGACGAGGAAGGCGAAGCGGAAGAAGTCAAGCCGCTGGTGCCGGCGCAGGAGCCCGCCTCGGCGGCGGCCGCCGTTGCCATTCCCGCCGAGGCCGCCTGTGCCTCGTCGGGCTTCAGCAGCTCCTCGTCATCGGGCTGCACCATGACCGCCGGCGAACTGTACGGGGCTCCGCTCGCCGGGCCGGGGGCGGCGCCGGGCCCGGCGGCCGGACTGCTGTGGGCAGGGggctccggcggcggcggcggcgcggcgggGCCGCGTTGGGGCTACCAGGCGCTGTCCCTGGTGCTGCTGCTGGGCCAGGGGGCGCTGCTGGACATCTACCTGATCGCCGTCACCGACCTGTACTGGTGCAGCTGGATCGCCACCGACCTGGTGCTGGCCGCCGGCTGGAGCATCTTCTTCTGCCGCAACAGCCGCGCGCGTCGGCGGGAGCGCCCGCTGGGGGCCGGAGGGGGCCACCCGGCGCCCCCGCCCTTGCACCCGCTGCTGGGTCACGGCCCCTACGGCGGCagaggcggcggcgggggggcctCGGGGGGCAAGGCGGGGGCCGCTCCTCGCGGCGGGGACTTCGCCTACGCCCACCTGGCCTGGCTGATCTACGCCATCGCCTTCACGCCCAAGGCGGCGCTCATCCTGGGCACGTCCATCCTGGAGCTGGTCGAGCTGCGCCTGCCGCTGGGCGCCACTGGCTTCCGCATCACGCTGGCGCTCTCGGCCCCGCTGCTCTACTGCTTGCTGCGCGCCATCAGCACGGAAGCAGGCGGCGGCCAGCTGCTCCTGCCGCCCCAGCCGCCACCCCAGCACCGCGCCTCCGCTGCCTTCCTGGCCACCTGCCTGGACCTGCTGGACAGCTTCACCCTCCTGGAGCTGCTGCTCCTGCAGCCGGGCCGGCCCGCCTTGCCCTTGCCGCCGCCCGTCCGGTACGTGCTCATCGCCGTCTATTTCCTGTGCCTGGCCTCGCCCGTGCTCTGGCTGTACGAGCTGAGCGCCCCGCGGGCCCCCGGCGCCGGCCGCCTGGCCCTGCACTGGCTGCTTCCCGCCGGACTCCTGGATGCGCCCCTGCTGGCCCTGCGCTGCCTCCTGCTGGTGCGCTACCAGCAGCCGCTCTCCATCTTCATGCTCAAGAACCTCTTCTTCCTGGCCTGCCGTGGCTTGGAGGCCATGGAGACCTGCTACCTTGTCCACTCTGCCAGCAGGCAGGGGGGCAAGGGCAAGAACGTGCCCGTCCTCTCCACAGGCGTCGGGGCCAGCCAGCTCAGCCACTGCATCTCAGAGAACGACATGGGGCCCCACGGCTATGTCAACACGCTGGCTGTCGCTGCCCAGAGCTGA